Proteins encoded by one window of Panicum virgatum strain AP13 chromosome 7N, P.virgatum_v5, whole genome shotgun sequence:
- the LOC120683023 gene encoding endonuclease 2-like — protein MAALMLLRVLLVAVAARAPAAQAWGKEGHYMVCKITESFLSEQAKTAVKGLLPGWAGGDLAETCSWADRQRFRYRWSSPLHFADNPGDCKFDYARDCHNTKGEKDMCVVGAINNYTAALKDSSSPYDPTESLMFLAHFVGDVHQPLHCGNADDLGGNTIIVRWYRRKRNLHHVWDVNVIQTAMKDFYGNDLSTMIQAIQQNITGEWANEEKQWETCRSRTKTCADKYAEESAKLACKAYEGVEQGSTLKDDYFFSALPVVQKRIAQGGVRLAAILNNIFGGNSKLQSI, from the exons ATGGCCGCGCTCATGCTTCTtcgcgtcctcctcgtcgcggtggcggcgagggctCCTGCCGCTCAGGCATGGGGCAAGGAGGGGCACTACATGGTGTGCAAGATCACCGAG AGCTTTCTGTCGGAACAGGCCaagacggcggtgaagggcctgctgccggggtgggccggcggcgacctcgcgGAGACGTGCTCGTGGGCGGACAGGCAGCGTTTCCGGTACCGGTGGTCCAGCCCCCTCCACTTCGCTGACAATCCGGGGGACTGCAAGTTCGACTACGCCA GGGACTGCCACAACACGAAAGGAGAGAAGGACATGTGCGTGGTTGGAGCAATCAACAACTACACCGCGGCGCTGAAGGACTCATCAAGTCCAT ATGATCCGACCGAGAGCTTGATGTTTCTTGCACACTTCGTCGGCGATGTCCACCAGCCGCTCCACTGCGGCAACGCCGACGATCTCGGCGGCAACACCATCATCGTCCGCTGGTACAGAAGGAAGAGAAACCTGCACCAT GTGTGGGATGTGAACGTGATTCAGACAGCCATGAAGGATTTCTACGGCAACGATCTAAGCACCATGATACAGGCCATCCAGCAGAACATCACT GGGGAGTGGGCTAACGAAGAGAAACAGTGGGAGACGTGCCGTAGCCGGACAAAGACTTGTGCTGACAA GTACGCTGAAGAGAGCGCAAAGCTGGCCTGCAAGGCGTACGAGGGTGTTGAACAGGGCTCCACCTTAAAAG ATGACTATTTCTTCTCTGCGCTGCCGGTGGTTCAGAAGAGGATTGCCCAAGGAGGTGTGAGGCTTGCTGCAATACTCAACAATATATTCGGTGGGAACAGCAAGCTACAGAGCATCTGA